A genome region from Aliivibrio salmonicida LFI1238 includes the following:
- the gspD gene encoding type II secretion system secretin GspD, translating to MKKWMGKGALLLASSMVWTSAIANDFSASFKGTDIQEFINIVGRNLEKTIIVDPSVRGKVDVRSYDLLNEEQYYQFFLSVLEVYGYAVVEMDSGILKVIKDKDAKTSAVPVLGAKDNITGDAVITRVIAVRNVSVRELSPLLRQLNDNAGAGNVVHYDPANIIMITGRAAVVNRLAEIIERVDQAGDKEVEVVELKNASAAEMVRIVDALNKTTEAKNTPAFLQPKLVADERTNSVLISGDPKVRQRLKKLIKQLDVEMATKGNNQVVYLRYAKAEDLVDVLKGVSDNLEAGKGSGKQSGSSNRGNVMISAHADTNAIIITAPPDIMRAVKDVIAQLDIRRAQVLIEALIVEMAEGDGVNLGVQWGNLKTGAMIQYSNTGASIGGTMVGLEEAKDSTTTTAVYDSDDNFQRNETTTEEGDYGALASALGGVQGAAVSIMMGDWTALITAVSTDSNSNILSSPSITVMDNGEASFIVGEEVPVLTGSTSGSNNENPFQTVERKEVGIKLKVVPQINEGNSVRLDIEQEVSNVLGANGAVDVRFAKRQLSTSVMVEDGKMLVLGGLIDERAMESESKVPFLGDIPILGYLFKSTSTQVEKKNLMIFIKPTIIRDGMTSDGITQRKYNYIRAEQLYNAQKGLKFMDDTNIPVLPTFDEGIKHPAEIQAFFEQFDDEHKDKGK from the coding sequence GTGAAAAAGTGGATGGGCAAGGGAGCCTTATTACTGGCGAGTAGCATGGTGTGGACATCAGCTATCGCCAATGACTTTAGTGCCAGTTTTAAAGGGACGGATATTCAAGAGTTCATCAACATTGTTGGTCGAAATTTGGAAAAAACCATTATTGTTGATCCTTCAGTACGCGGAAAAGTGGATGTTCGTAGCTACGATTTATTGAATGAAGAACAATATTATCAATTCTTTTTAAGTGTCCTTGAAGTCTATGGCTACGCGGTCGTTGAAATGGATTCTGGTATTTTAAAAGTCATTAAAGATAAAGATGCGAAAACGTCGGCAGTTCCTGTTCTGGGAGCAAAAGATAACATAACGGGTGATGCGGTAATTACTCGTGTTATTGCGGTTCGTAATGTCTCTGTACGTGAGCTTTCACCTTTATTACGTCAGCTGAATGATAATGCGGGCGCGGGTAATGTGGTTCATTACGATCCGGCGAACATTATTATGATCACGGGTCGTGCGGCGGTGGTTAATCGCCTTGCTGAGATTATTGAACGAGTCGATCAGGCGGGTGATAAAGAAGTTGAAGTGGTTGAGCTTAAAAATGCATCGGCGGCCGAGATGGTTCGTATTGTTGATGCTTTGAATAAAACAACGGAAGCAAAAAACACTCCGGCTTTCTTACAACCAAAATTGGTTGCCGATGAGCGAACTAACTCAGTATTAATTTCTGGGGATCCTAAAGTTCGCCAACGATTGAAAAAATTAATTAAGCAACTTGATGTAGAAATGGCAACGAAAGGCAATAACCAAGTGGTTTACTTACGCTATGCCAAAGCAGAAGATTTAGTTGATGTGCTTAAAGGGGTTTCTGACAATCTAGAAGCCGGTAAAGGAAGTGGCAAGCAATCGGGTTCAAGTAATCGTGGTAATGTCATGATTTCAGCTCATGCGGATACTAATGCGATCATTATCACTGCACCGCCAGATATTATGCGTGCAGTGAAAGATGTGATTGCTCAATTAGATATCCGTCGTGCTCAAGTATTAATTGAAGCGCTGATAGTCGAAATGGCGGAAGGTGATGGCGTTAATCTTGGTGTGCAATGGGGTAATTTAAAAACCGGTGCAATGATCCAATACAGCAATACGGGGGCCTCAATTGGCGGCACCATGGTGGGCTTAGAAGAAGCTAAAGACAGCACCACGACAACCGCTGTTTATGATAGCGATGATAATTTCCAAAGAAATGAAACCACAACAGAAGAGGGTGATTACGGTGCACTTGCTTCTGCGCTTGGTGGTGTTCAAGGCGCGGCGGTTAGTATTATGATGGGGGATTGGACTGCGTTGATAACGGCGGTATCGACTGATTCGAATTCAAATATTCTGTCATCACCAAGTATTACTGTCATGGATAATGGTGAAGCGTCATTTATTGTCGGTGAAGAAGTTCCTGTATTAACAGGGTCTACCTCTGGTTCAAATAACGAGAACCCATTCCAAACCGTTGAACGTAAAGAAGTGGGTATTAAGCTTAAGGTGGTCCCTCAGATTAATGAAGGGAACTCGGTTCGTTTGGATATTGAACAAGAAGTGTCTAATGTATTGGGTGCGAATGGGGCGGTTGATGTTCGTTTTGCTAAGCGCCAGTTAAGTACGTCGGTCATGGTAGAAGATGGCAAAATGTTAGTACTGGGTGGTTTGATTGATGAACGAGCGATGGAAAGTGAATCAAAAGTTCCATTCCTTGGTGATATTCCGATTTTAGGCTATTTATTCAAATCAACCAGCACTCAAGTTGAAAAGAAAAATTTAATGATATTCATTAAACCAACCATTATTCGTGATGGCATGACATCGGATGGTATTACTCAGCGTAAATACAATTATATTCGTGCAGAGCAACTATATAATGCACAGAAAGGCTTGAAGTTTATGGATGATACGAATATTCCGGTGTTACCAACATTTGATGAAGGCATAAAACACCCCGCTGAAATTCAAGCGTTCTTTGAACAGTTTGATGATGAACATAAGGATAAGGGAAAATAA
- the gspC gene encoding type II secretion system protein GspC has product MKIDKFPQYWLIYQSTISKGLTVILVAWFAWICGSLFWAMLSPQTSVSKWSPSTVAAHSSKPKTSTDSLSELLNSQVFGRYSEEAKKSEQPKITEVKDAPKTQLNLTLAGIVASSNPKFSLAVIANRGQQNTYGIEETIDGTRATVKAISPDRIIISNNGRDETLMLEGLEYTKISTEKNHTGSSGTVIGNNRQNSNQDELEQIRKEMAQNPQSVLKYIRLSQVSNDGKIEGYRVNPGKDRKLFDSVGLKPGDIATSLNGIDLTDPAAMSSLWKNMSEMTELNLTVQRDGQLHDIFIGL; this is encoded by the coding sequence ATGAAAATCGATAAATTCCCTCAATATTGGTTAATCTATCAATCGACTATTTCAAAAGGATTAACGGTTATCTTAGTTGCCTGGTTTGCATGGATTTGTGGATCATTATTTTGGGCAATGTTGTCACCGCAGACGTCGGTTTCAAAATGGTCTCCTTCAACGGTTGCAGCGCATTCTTCAAAGCCGAAAACATCGACAGACTCATTATCTGAATTGCTTAATAGCCAAGTCTTTGGGCGTTATAGCGAAGAGGCTAAAAAGTCAGAACAACCTAAGATTACTGAGGTCAAAGATGCGCCTAAAACGCAGTTAAATTTGACGCTAGCAGGCATTGTGGCGAGCAGTAACCCTAAATTTAGTCTTGCTGTTATTGCTAATCGCGGACAGCAAAATACCTATGGAATTGAAGAAACAATTGATGGTACACGAGCAACGGTAAAGGCGATTAGCCCTGATCGTATCATTATTTCAAATAATGGTCGTGATGAAACGCTAATGCTTGAAGGGCTTGAGTACACCAAAATCTCGACAGAAAAAAATCACACCGGTAGCTCAGGCACTGTGATCGGAAATAACCGTCAAAATTCAAATCAAGATGAATTAGAACAAATTCGTAAGGAAATGGCTCAAAACCCACAATCAGTGCTGAAGTACATTCGTCTTTCTCAAGTGAGTAATGATGGAAAAATTGAAGGGTATCGAGTGAATCCAGGTAAAGACAGAAAACTGTTTGATTCTGTTGGTTTAAAGCCTGGAGACATTGCAACCAGTTTAAATGGGATTGATTTAACCGATCCTGCGGCAATGAGTTCATTGTGGAAAAACATGTCAGAAATGACGGAATTAAATTTAACGGTTCAGCGTGATGGACAGTTACATGACATCTTTATCGGTCTATAA
- the hslR gene encoding ribosome-associated heat shock protein Hsp15 produces the protein MSSKSNTIEGVRLDKWLWAARFYKTRSVARNMVDGGKVHYNGQRAKPSKIIDLGAEVKLRQGNNEEITVIVEIISDQRRGAPVAQTLYKETQSSIERREENAKLRKLNSLGSPHPDKRPDKKQRRDIMKFKQQ, from the coding sequence ATGAGTTCAAAATCCAACACTATTGAAGGTGTAAGACTTGATAAATGGCTCTGGGCAGCTCGTTTTTACAAAACACGCTCAGTGGCACGCAATATGGTTGATGGCGGTAAAGTTCATTATAATGGCCAGCGTGCAAAACCAAGTAAAATTATCGATCTTGGTGCGGAAGTAAAGCTTCGCCAAGGGAATAATGAAGAGATCACCGTGATCGTCGAGATCATCTCCGATCAACGCCGTGGTGCTCCCGTTGCACAAACTCTTTACAAAGAAACACAAAGCAGTATTGAGCGTCGTGAAGAAAATGCGAAATTACGCAAATTAAACTCCCTTGGGAGCCCGCATCCTGATAAACGTCCAGATAAAAAACAACGACGTGATATCATGAAGTTTAAGCAACAATAA
- the hslO gene encoding Hsp33 family molecular chaperone HslO, producing the protein MANNTLHRYLFEDLSVRGELVQLDDAYQQIISSKEYPKPVQNLLGELLVATTLLTATLKFEGSITLQLQGNGPVSLVVINGDNDQKVRGVARFEGEIADDATLHQLMGKGYLVITISPKDGERYQGVVALEGKDLAECFEGYFERSEQLKTRLWLRLGEFEGKPHAAGMLLQVMPDGTGSSDDFEHLEQLTDTVKNEELFSLEAEDVLYRLYNQDKVQLFEPQNVEFFCGCSRERSGGAIITIERSEVDDIIATEGKVSLHCDYCGTSYDFDSIDVAHLFEEATKGNDTVH; encoded by the coding sequence ATGGCAAATAACACATTGCATCGTTACCTGTTTGAAGATTTATCCGTTCGTGGTGAATTAGTTCAATTAGATGATGCTTACCAACAAATTATTTCTAGCAAGGAATACCCAAAGCCAGTACAAAACTTATTGGGTGAGCTATTAGTTGCAACCACATTATTAACCGCCACGTTGAAATTTGAAGGATCGATTACGCTTCAACTTCAAGGTAATGGTCCTGTCTCTCTTGTGGTTATTAACGGCGATAACGATCAAAAAGTTCGTGGCGTTGCTCGCTTTGAAGGCGAAATTGCTGACGACGCGACATTACATCAACTAATGGGTAAAGGTTATTTAGTTATTACTATCTCGCCTAAAGACGGCGAACGTTACCAAGGTGTTGTTGCTCTTGAAGGGAAAGATTTAGCCGAATGTTTTGAAGGATACTTTGAGCGTTCTGAGCAATTAAAAACTCGTTTATGGTTACGTCTTGGTGAATTTGAAGGCAAACCACACGCTGCGGGTATGCTGCTTCAAGTCATGCCTGATGGGACTGGCTCTTCGGATGATTTTGAGCATTTAGAGCAACTAACGGATACCGTTAAAAACGAAGAACTCTTCAGCTTAGAAGCGGAAGATGTACTTTACCGTTTGTATAACCAAGATAAAGTTCAGTTGTTTGAACCTCAAAACGTTGAATTTTTCTGTGGGTGTTCTCGTGAACGCAGTGGCGGCGCCATCATTACGATTGAACGTTCAGAAGTGGATGACATTATTGCAACTGAAGGCAAAGTGTCTCTTCATTGTGATTACTGTGGTACCAGTTACGACTTTGACAGCATTGATGTTGCTCATCTTTTTGAAGAAGCCACGAAAGGTAATGACACGGTTCATTAA
- the pckA gene encoding phosphoenolpyruvate carboxykinase (ATP) codes for MTVMEHKKAAQLDLSQHGLSNVTEVLRNPSYDVLFEEETRPDLEGYERGVMTELGSVAVDTGIFTGRSPKDKYIVKDETTKDTLWWSDQGKNDNKAITPAVWDDLKALVTEQLSGKRLFVIDGFCGANPDTRLSVRVITEVAWQAHFVKNMFIRPTDEELESFEPDFVVMNGAKATNPNYEAQGLNSENFVAFNLTERVQIIGGTWYGGEMKKGMFAMMNYLLPLKGIASMHCSANVGKEGDVAVFFGLSGTGKTTLSTDPKRQLIGDDEHGWDDDGIFNFEGGCYAKTIRLSKEAEPDIFNAIRRDALLENVTVRNDGSIDFDDGSKTENTRVSYPIYHIDNIVKPISKAGHANKVIFLTADAFGVLPPVAKLTPEQTKYHFLSGFTAKLAGTERGITEPTPTFSAAFGAAFLTLHPTQYAEVLVKRMEAAGAEAYIVNTGWNGTGKRISIQDTRGIIDAILDGSIDNVETKNIPVFNLEVPTSLPGVDTSILDPRDTYTDPLQWDSKAEDLAQRFIKNFAQYTDNDEGKALVKAGPQLD; via the coding sequence ATGACTGTAATGGAACACAAAAAGGCTGCACAACTTGATCTTTCTCAACACGGCTTAAGCAACGTGACGGAAGTTCTTCGTAACCCTAGCTATGACGTACTTTTTGAAGAAGAAACGCGTCCTGACTTAGAAGGTTATGAACGTGGTGTAATGACAGAACTTGGCTCTGTTGCGGTAGATACTGGTATTTTTACCGGTCGTTCGCCAAAAGATAAATACATCGTAAAAGATGAAACAACCAAAGATACCTTGTGGTGGTCTGATCAAGGTAAAAATGACAACAAAGCCATTACCCCTGCAGTCTGGGATGATTTAAAAGCCCTTGTTACAGAACAACTATCAGGCAAACGTTTGTTTGTTATTGATGGCTTCTGTGGTGCAAACCCTGATACTCGCCTTAGTGTTCGAGTTATCACGGAAGTCGCATGGCAGGCTCACTTTGTGAAAAATATGTTTATTCGCCCAACGGACGAAGAATTAGAAAGTTTTGAACCTGATTTTGTCGTCATGAATGGCGCAAAAGCAACCAATCCAAATTACGAAGCACAAGGGTTAAACTCTGAAAACTTTGTTGCCTTCAACTTAACAGAGCGTGTTCAAATCATCGGTGGTACTTGGTACGGCGGTGAGATGAAAAAAGGCATGTTCGCAATGATGAATTACTTACTTCCGTTAAAAGGCATTGCATCTATGCACTGTTCAGCTAACGTAGGTAAAGAAGGCGATGTTGCTGTATTCTTCGGCTTATCAGGTACAGGTAAAACAACCCTATCAACGGATCCAAAACGTCAATTAATTGGGGATGATGAACACGGTTGGGATGATGATGGTATCTTTAACTTTGAAGGTGGCTGTTACGCGAAAACCATTCGTTTATCTAAAGAAGCTGAACCGGATATTTTTAATGCCATTCGTCGTGATGCACTATTAGAAAACGTAACCGTTCGCAATGATGGTTCGATTGATTTTGATGACGGTTCTAAAACAGAAAATACTCGTGTTTCTTACCCTATCTATCACATTGATAATATCGTTAAACCGATTTCAAAAGCAGGTCATGCAAACAAAGTTATTTTCTTAACCGCTGATGCATTTGGTGTTCTACCTCCTGTTGCTAAATTAACGCCAGAACAAACGAAATATCATTTCTTATCAGGTTTTACCGCTAAATTAGCCGGTACTGAACGTGGCATTACAGAACCAACACCAACATTCTCTGCTGCTTTTGGTGCTGCGTTCTTAACACTACACCCAACACAATACGCAGAAGTATTGGTGAAACGTATGGAAGCCGCTGGTGCAGAAGCTTACATCGTAAACACAGGTTGGAACGGCACAGGCAAACGTATCTCAATTCAAGATACGCGTGGCATCATTGATGCAATTTTAGATGGTTCTATTGATAATGTAGAAACGAAAAACATTCCAGTCTTTAACCTTGAAGTACCGACATCACTACCAGGTGTTGATACCTCAATTCTTGACCCTCGTGATACATATACAGACCCATTACAGTGGGACAGTAAAGCGGAAGATTTAGCACAACGCTTCATCAAAAACTTTGCTCAATACACAGATAATGACGAAGGGAAAGCGCTTGTAAAAGCAGGTCCTCAGCTGGATTAA
- a CDS encoding AsmA family protein, with the protein MYTTLKSLGWLLTLCLLLVAAFLSLLHTPYAQPLLNPVVEKLTHQTLSFGGISYSIHDPSHLTISDVVIHSEPELPIQQIDLWLSKHPIQNNKLAFDSVKIDGISLQNGLPNTKKLNWFSISQLSISNLDFADDGLVVREAQIQLSNYDVHNEKGLPFEGGFQLSTQQLYWQGEALDDVLIDGYYTENYTALQGISLTWRNSTITAQAELKENKLWVIPQFTLRKFNLESDNADIIGKPLQWLSEQGFTYQFERIDLLDVNIELPQFSVNDLSLSAENILLPYKIWQQNNANISFSADSLVWKDTIINKPIIELTLTNKKATISNLSLDVFNGNIQLSGLLSPTTINLSSLTLNQIKWLISPQELDSISNYLTQLEQVNIANLDINNSQIIQLETAHPFQLSGLNVEGHDLDLLRYYQWALWDGKLSISASNASLNYLLTQQLLIETNTNNGRWTIERALFPLTEGLIGLNGSINLKQDSQPWQLEAYGDGIPLSDLAKWLPNPIPLEGMAEFTFSGNGLAVNKDSFNYSFDGDLNVIPRETTTTETAKDLWQLKLGLIPEESQSEKDVSAQTQRKKEHTMDKKTIYPINIEPIHISANRGRISINPIMITGDGFNYNVEGEYDLVNPEKAETVISLTQECHQIVQRLFSDKVDLINYCQ; encoded by the coding sequence ATGTACACCACGTTGAAAAGCCTCGGTTGGCTGCTCACTCTTTGTTTATTACTTGTGGCGGCATTCTTATCTCTTTTACATACGCCTTACGCACAGCCATTATTGAATCCAGTCGTTGAAAAGTTGACTCATCAAACGCTCTCCTTTGGTGGGATCTCCTATTCTATTCACGATCCTTCGCACCTCACCATCTCTGATGTCGTGATTCATTCTGAGCCAGAGCTACCCATTCAACAAATTGATTTATGGCTTTCTAAGCATCCAATTCAAAATAATAAACTCGCTTTTGATAGTGTGAAAATTGATGGAATTAGCCTACAAAACGGACTGCCTAATACTAAAAAACTCAATTGGTTTTCAATCTCTCAACTCAGTATTTCTAATTTAGATTTTGCAGATGATGGATTGGTCGTACGTGAAGCACAAATCCAATTAAGTAACTATGATGTGCATAATGAAAAAGGACTGCCTTTTGAAGGGGGGTTTCAATTATCTACTCAACAACTTTACTGGCAAGGTGAAGCCCTAGATGACGTCTTAATAGATGGTTATTACACTGAAAACTATACGGCATTACAGGGTATTTCATTAACTTGGCGCAATAGCACCATTACAGCTCAAGCCGAATTAAAAGAAAATAAGTTATGGGTTATTCCTCAATTTACACTGCGTAAATTTAATTTAGAATCGGATAATGCCGACATTATTGGAAAGCCTCTGCAATGGCTTTCAGAACAAGGTTTCACGTATCAATTCGAACGAATCGATCTACTCGATGTGAATATTGAATTACCTCAATTCTCTGTCAATGATCTCAGTCTTTCTGCTGAAAACATTCTTCTTCCTTATAAGATTTGGCAGCAAAATAACGCGAATATTTCCTTTAGTGCCGATAGCTTGGTATGGAAAGACACCATTATTAATAAGCCGATAATAGAGTTAACGCTAACAAATAAAAAAGCGACTATTTCTAATCTTTCACTGGATGTTTTTAATGGCAACATTCAACTTTCAGGACTGCTTTCGCCTACCACGATCAATTTATCGTCTCTCACTTTAAACCAAATAAAATGGTTAATCAGTCCTCAAGAACTCGATTCAATCAGCAACTATCTCACTCAATTAGAACAAGTGAACATCGCCAACTTAGACATTAATAATTCTCAGATTATTCAACTTGAAACGGCCCACCCATTCCAGTTGTCTGGTTTAAACGTAGAAGGTCATGATCTGGATTTACTTCGTTATTATCAATGGGCTTTATGGGACGGAAAATTATCAATAAGTGCTTCAAATGCCAGCTTAAATTATTTGCTCACTCAACAACTATTGATCGAAACAAACACGAATAATGGACGGTGGACAATAGAGCGCGCTCTATTCCCATTAACAGAAGGGTTAATTGGACTAAATGGCAGTATTAACCTCAAACAAGACAGTCAGCCATGGCAACTTGAGGCTTATGGTGATGGTATCCCTCTCTCGGATTTAGCGAAATGGCTTCCCAACCCAATTCCTTTAGAAGGAATGGCTGAATTTACTTTTTCAGGTAATGGATTAGCGGTAAATAAAGACAGTTTTAATTACAGCTTTGATGGCGATTTAAACGTTATTCCAAGAGAAACAACAACAACAGAAACGGCCAAAGATTTGTGGCAACTAAAACTTGGGCTCATTCCAGAAGAAAGCCAATCAGAAAAAGACGTTAGTGCTCAAACACAACGCAAGAAAGAACATACAATGGATAAAAAAACCATCTACCCAATCAATATTGAGCCAATTCATATTTCGGCAAACAGGGGCCGAATTTCAATTAATCCAATAATGATTACCGGTGACGGATTTAATTATAATGTGGAAGGGGAGTATGATTTAGTGAACCCAGAAAAGGCAGAAACGGTCATCTCATTAACACAAGAATGCCATCAAATAGTACAGCGACTCTTTTCTGATAAAGTCGATTTAATCAATTATTGTCAGTGA
- a CDS encoding EAL and HDOD domain-containing protein — MYAYVARQPILNRKKQTIGYELLFRDGESNAFPDDIEANQATCRLLVENFMSVGCNPALESPRSFINFPQESLISLIPTSFPKRKIVVEVLETCIPNDELFSAIKHLHRMGYIIALDDFSLDAVWDRFLPYAHIVKLDIMQLGINVACDYVKKKKREGCKRHYLAERVETNEEFQQAFDAGFYFYQGYFFSKPEIIKNRVVKPEEVLTMQLFQEVCRDDVNFNRIEQLIAQDVSLSYQLLKFVNTSAVRLEKPISSFKQALVYLGEEQIKMFVTLVATAHAAINKPKELYKQSLIKGRFCELMICKCQNGTQGQQAFIVGLFSLLDALLDRNFDELLVQLSLSEDIEQALLTQSGLLGSMLKLYENVDKGDWTHIDQVSRSLGFSAKTVEKTYEEAEKWYQDILSK; from the coding sequence ATGTATGCATACGTTGCTCGACAACCGATACTTAATCGAAAAAAACAAACGATAGGGTATGAACTCCTTTTTCGTGATGGTGAAAGCAACGCTTTTCCTGATGATATAGAAGCGAATCAAGCGACTTGCCGATTGTTGGTCGAGAACTTTATGTCGGTCGGCTGTAATCCTGCTTTAGAATCTCCTCGTAGTTTTATCAATTTCCCGCAAGAATCATTGATTTCTCTTATACCTACGTCATTTCCGAAACGGAAAATTGTAGTAGAAGTATTAGAGACGTGCATTCCTAATGATGAATTATTCAGTGCGATTAAACATTTACACCGCATGGGCTATATCATTGCATTAGATGATTTTAGTTTAGATGCGGTGTGGGATCGTTTTTTACCTTATGCACATATCGTGAAATTAGACATCATGCAATTGGGTATCAATGTTGCTTGTGACTATGTGAAGAAAAAGAAACGAGAAGGCTGTAAACGTCATTATTTAGCGGAGCGTGTTGAAACAAATGAAGAGTTTCAGCAAGCATTTGATGCCGGTTTTTATTTCTATCAAGGGTATTTCTTTAGTAAACCTGAAATCATAAAAAATCGAGTGGTTAAACCTGAAGAAGTATTAACGATGCAATTGTTTCAAGAAGTGTGTCGTGATGACGTTAATTTCAATCGTATTGAGCAGCTTATTGCTCAAGATGTGTCGTTGTCTTATCAGTTATTAAAATTCGTCAATACGTCAGCCGTTCGTTTAGAAAAACCGATTTCGTCTTTTAAACAAGCGTTAGTGTATTTGGGTGAAGAACAAATCAAAATGTTTGTCACTTTAGTCGCGACAGCTCACGCGGCAATCAATAAGCCCAAAGAATTGTATAAACAATCGCTGATTAAAGGGCGTTTTTGTGAATTAATGATTTGTAAGTGCCAGAATGGGACGCAGGGACAACAGGCGTTTATTGTGGGATTGTTTTCGTTATTAGACGCGTTGTTGGATCGTAATTTTGATGAATTACTGGTTCAATTGTCTTTATCTGAAGATATTGAGCAAGCCTTATTAACACAATCAGGTCTGCTTGGTTCTATGTTAAAGCTGTATGAAAATGTAGATAAAGGAGATTGGACTCATATTGATCAAGTCAGTCGCTCTTTGGGTTTCTCTGCAAAAACGGTTGAAAAAACTTACGAAGAAGCTGAAAAATGGTATCAAGACATCCTTTCTAAATGA
- a CDS encoding alpha/beta fold hydrolase yields the protein MTAPELTQEPQYHDTMKYNVAPFWEKRQHGFLQGEKTTQLHWVSFTSPSHKKAIMVVNGRIESVYKYQELFYDLFCQGYDIYSFDHRGQGLSDRLTDNIDIGHIEDFNDYILDLNTMTQSLITPENYEDCYLLGHSMGGAIATQYVECFSHPYSALVLSAPMHGIYMKPWLKPIASPVSHYLSQWSALPSYALGQSPYQAKPFLDNPLTTSEIRYQWFRDLYQAFPELQIGGPSNHWVNQGIKGAKRCIAQAPACTIPTLLMQGEKDKIVDNKSHLKFQKKAPNCQLITIKEAKHELLFESDACRNQALLETFAFFEAHSKK from the coding sequence ATGACAGCACCTGAACTTACTCAAGAACCACAATACCATGATACCATGAAATACAACGTAGCTCCATTTTGGGAGAAGCGTCAACATGGATTTCTACAAGGTGAAAAAACCACTCAACTACACTGGGTAAGTTTCACAAGTCCAAGTCATAAGAAAGCGATCATGGTGGTTAATGGTCGTATTGAGAGTGTGTATAAATACCAAGAACTCTTTTATGATTTATTTTGCCAAGGCTATGACATTTATTCATTTGATCATCGTGGGCAAGGCTTATCCGATCGTTTAACAGACAATATCGACATTGGCCACATTGAAGATTTTAATGATTACATTCTTGATCTCAACACCATGACTCAATCATTGATTACACCCGAGAATTATGAAGACTGCTACCTTCTTGGTCACTCAATGGGAGGTGCTATTGCAACGCAATACGTTGAATGTTTTTCTCACCCATACTCTGCCCTTGTATTAAGCGCACCAATGCACGGTATTTACATGAAACCGTGGTTAAAGCCTATCGCAAGCCCTGTTAGTCATTATTTAAGTCAATGGTCTGCCCTGCCTTCTTATGCGTTAGGTCAATCACCTTATCAAGCAAAACCGTTTTTAGATAATCCACTAACCACCAGTGAAATTCGTTACCAATGGTTTAGAGATTTATATCAAGCCTTCCCGGAACTGCAAATTGGTGGCCCAAGTAATCACTGGGTTAATCAAGGTATTAAAGGAGCAAAACGGTGTATTGCTCAAGCACCTGCTTGCACAATACCAACCTTATTAATGCAGGGTGAAAAAGATAAAATTGTAGATAACAAATCACACCTCAAATTTCAGAAAAAAGCCCCTAATTGCCAGCTCATCACGATTAAAGAGGCAAAGCATGAATTATTATTTGAATCTGATGCCTGCAGAAATCAAGCCTTACTGGAAACATTCGCTTTCTTTGAGGCTCATTCAAAAAAATAA